TTCTGTTAGGAGTGTAAATATCCTCACCTAATAACCAATCTTCATCATCAACGAAGTAACCAAAGACATCTGCAAAGGACTCGTTTAGTGCACCTGGTTGATTTTCATATACTAGGTCAGCAGTTGTATCAATAACCGCATGTGTTAATTCGTGTCCAACTACATCTTTTGATCCTGATAAATATGTGAATAATGAGCCATCACCATCACCGTAAATCATTTGATTACCTGTCCATCCAGCGTTATTGTAATTTGATCCATAATGAACACTTGATGTAATATCTGCTCCACGGTCATCGTAACTTTCACGACCAAATGTATCGTAATAGTAATCAAATACTTCACCAGCATAGTAATGTGCATCTACTGCTGCTTTTTGACGCTCGTCAACAAACGTATTACCAGTATCTGTTACATAAGAACCCGGTAAATTGAATTGTCCACCACCAAATAAATCAAACGTCTGAATAACACCATCCATTGGTTTTGTTGTATCGAATAAGTAATACGTATTATTGTATAGGAAAGTATTTAAAGATTTTGTATCACCTAATACACCTGTTCCCGTTCCAGTAGAAGCAACTTCTTTTACTTTATTCGTAGCTTGTAGAACATCGCCATTTTCAGCATTTACCCAAATATCCCAGTTTCCTGGTTCAGGAATTGAAAATTGTAGTTCTACATGATAAGCCAACGTGTATTCTCCATCATCATGGAATACAACTAGTTCAGTAGTTTCAGTTAATGTGTCAAAATCATTACCTTCTAAATTATTTACTGTAATATCAGCTTCTGCGCGATCGATATTGATGTGATCCCATGCTGTTTCTCTCGCATCTTTCTTAGATATTTCTTTTGATTGTTTAACCTTTTTTGGTGCTTCTGGATGGAATTCACCATTAACTGCAACAATCTCACCAGCTTCATTTACGTGAACAATTACTTTCGATTGATCAATTGGGATATCCTGAATATTAGGTTGGTAAGTATAATGTGTCATACCTAAATCATCAGTCTCTGATTGAATAAAGTCCATTTTATCTACAGAATTCATTTTAAAGAATTCCTTGTTTGCTTTGAAAAACTCACGAACGTCACTTTCAGATTTTACTTTTTGTGCTGCAATTTTCCCATTTTTAGCTTTTTTGCCCTTCTGTCCTTTTTCACCTTTGTTTCCTTTAATAAATGTAGAACCTTTTTCTTTTACTTTCCACTTTGCTCCTGTTTGAGAATTGATCTTCCATGCAGAATCAACTTCTTCTGCTTCTTCAACTACTACTTCTTCAGCTGCTGCTTCTTCAGTTACTACTTCTTCAGCTGCCTCTTCTTCAGTTACTACTTCTTCAGCTGCCGCTTCTTCAGTTACTACTTCTTCAGCTGCTGCTTCTTCAGTTACTACTTCTTCAGTTACTACTTCTTCTTGAGCTTGAGCTGCTGCTTCTTTAAGTTCGCCTTCAGCACTAACAAATGCTGCTTGACTTGTTAATAAAGCTGTACTCAATGCAACTGTACCCAATTTTTTCTTCCAATTCCTTTTCACACTATCAACTCCCTTTCGAATATATGACTTATTGTAACAACATTACAAAATTATGACATGGGTTATCATCCCTAAATTTCAGTAAACTGCTATTTTTACTATAATTTAATCTATTTTCTTCTACTTTAACCAATTAATATATAGCAGAAAATCATTTTACCAAAATTATAACTTTTCTAAACTACAACACTTAATTTCTATTACATACAATCACAAAATTGTAAATAAAAGTTATTTTACCTTCTATTGTATATTCTCTTTATAATTGTATTTGTACAAAGATTTAGGTCGTTTATGCAATTTTTCCAGTATAATATACCATTTACACTTCGCAAATAAACTTCATGCTTGTTATAAGAACACACCTTCCCTTTAATGTATTAAATCGTTAAATTTTTTTATATTATTATACTTTTATATTTATTTATTCCAAGCTATTTACTTATAATTAATTATCAGATTTTTCTAATTCTTCATACGTATTCGAATAGGTCTTAATTACTATTATTTCATAAACTAACATATTACCATCAAGTTCGAGTAAAAAATTAACATTTTTTTCGGGACTTTTGAATCACTTGGTAAAAATTTAATTTTATATAAAAATAAGTTAAATGTTATTTCATTTTGAATAGAATGATTAAATTACTTAAGTACCTGTATAAATATATATTAACTAAATTTTCTGAATATTATATATTTAAATATCATTTTAACATATTTCTTTTCTATTAAGCAGTATTTACACTATTTCTAACAGAAGAAAGCACACATAAAATAGTTAAAAAAACCCAATAATAACTTAACTACTTTATCTTAATCAGACACCATTGCTACTTACTTATCTAACCTTATATTAGATTAAACCTTCATTTTAGTTATATCACTAGTGTAATAACACTCATAAAAAACGAATATGTGAATAGAAATACGTATCTCTTATTCAACATTTTCACCCTACTCATAGTAAACTCATATATTTTATATGTTTACATGTATTTATAAGAAAACTCACTCTATAACTTTGATAGTTGAAGAATTCTAAATGAAGAGGAAAGCTTGAGTCATCACACGATTAGTTCCACTACCTTAATAGAGGTTTATTAAAATCTCGAATGATAAAATCTTCATATAATTAATCTGTAGACAATTTTATTTTCCATAAAAAAAGAGAGTAGATTGCTCTACTCTCTCATCATTTTAAATTTTCTATTCATCTATCAGTGGATTATTTTGGTGTTACAATTGGGAAATTCCGATCAATTTCATCTAACGCTAACAAAAATAGATCCCATTTCGATTTGTCACCAACAACTTTAATTGAGGCACTGTCTGGCTTCTCATTTGTTGTAACAAGTTCATATAACGTATCTTTTAACATTGTAACTGTAACGGCTGCTTCCCCAAGTCCTTTTGATATATATCTAAAGATGCCTCTTTTTACTTCCGTTGTTGCTGCTTCTTCTCGATCTGGAATGACAAAATTAATTTTAAAATCATAATTACCTGATACTAATCCATCGAGTCTAATACTGAACATACTTAACA
The sequence above is a segment of the Bacillus solimangrovi genome. Coding sequences within it:
- a CDS encoding M4 family metallopeptidase, which codes for MKRNWKKKLGTVALSTALLTSQAAFVSAEGELKEAAAQAQEEVVTEEVVTEEAAAEEVVTEEAAAEEVVTEEEAAEEVVTEEAAAEEVVVEEAEEVDSAWKINSQTGAKWKVKEKGSTFIKGNKGEKGQKGKKAKNGKIAAQKVKSESDVREFFKANKEFFKMNSVDKMDFIQSETDDLGMTHYTYQPNIQDIPIDQSKVIVHVNEAGEIVAVNGEFHPEAPKKVKQSKEISKKDARETAWDHINIDRAEADITVNNLEGNDFDTLTETTELVVFHDDGEYTLAYHVELQFSIPEPGNWDIWVNAENGDVLQATNKVKEVASTGTGTGVLGDTKSLNTFLYNNTYYLFDTTKPMDGVIQTFDLFGGGQFNLPGSYVTDTGNTFVDERQKAAVDAHYYAGEVFDYYYDTFGRESYDDRGADITSSVHYGSNYNNAGWTGNQMIYGDGDGSLFTYLSGSKDVVGHELTHAVIDTTADLVYENQPGALNESFADVFGYFVDDEDWLLGEDIYTPNRSGDALRSLSDPTDYNQPAHMDNFRVLPNTREGDWGGVHINSGIPNKAAYHTINAIGKSKAEQIYYRALTVYLTPYSEFDNARAALIQSAEDLYGSSTADEIAAAWDSVGVY